Below is a genomic region from bacterium.
CAGTAGTTTTGGGAATAATGCTATTTTAAAATTTTCACCAATTGGGAAACCTTTATTACGATTTGGGCAAAAGGGTAAAGATAAAGGAAAACTAAATAAACCTGCGGGTATTGTCCTTGATAAAGAAGGGAATGTTTATGTAACTGATTTTGGTAACCATCGCATTCAAAAATTTACCTCTGAAGGCAAATTTTTAATGGCGTTTGGCAAAGAGGGTAAAAAATCAGGTGAATTTATCAACCCGGAAGGGATAGCATTAGATAGTAAAGAATATATTTATGTTGTGGATAACGGTAATCACAGGATTCAAATCTTTTCCCCGGAAGGTAAATTCGTAGGGAAAATTGATGAAATGCTTTTATCTCCGATAGGAGTAGTTGTGGATAAAAGGGAAAGAATTTGGGTAATTGAGCGAGGCGGTAACTATCTTAAACAATTTGCTACCTCAGGCAGACTTCAAAACAATTTTCCATTTCCACAAAAAGGATTAATTCCCAAAGGTATAACTTATGCCCTGGATGGAAAACTATATCTTAGTTTTTCACAAGGCAGTATCTTTAAATTTGATATAGAAAATCAAAAGTGGGAAAGGTTAAATCTACCTTCAAAATTTCCTGCTCCTTTGACACTGGCTGTCAACAAATATGGATTGCTGTATGTTATTGGTTTTGAGAATAATTCCATATTGGTGTTTATTCCAGAGGAGGCTAAAGATACACAATTTGATGTTCTGGTCAATCGTATAGATACAAGTGGTTATCCAACAATTATAATGCCCGTGATGGTGACATCTAAACACAAAACCCCGATTTTAGGTTTAACTTCTAATAATTTTAAAGTAGAAGAAAACGGTCGACAGATGCAACCTATAGCACTGGGCACACCGGTATATGAAAATGAGTATTTAGTTACAACCTTTATCATTGATACATCTAAAAAGATGGTCAAATATCGAAATGATGTCCAAGAACTATTAAACAAATTTGTTTCGGAGATTAAAGGAGGAATTCAAGGGGTATCAATAATTGGTTTTTCTGAAAAGGCAGAATATATCCAGTCAATTACTCGAAATAAAACAGCCTTGCGAGATAAAATTGAGAGATTAATGCCGGGTAAAAATTCCAGAGACAAAGATGCTATCTTTTCGGCAATTAAACTTGGAGTTAGCGAGATGAATTATTTAATCTGTAAAAAGGCGATTTGTTTAATTACCTATGGTGATGAGGTGGAAGAAGAAACATTATTTAGAGAATGCAGTGATTATGCTAAAAATAATCATATTCCGATATTTGTGGTTGATTTTCGGGGACAGGGCGAAACTAAATCACTAAAAAATTTAGCCGCAAATTATTTCCTGGCATATCAATCCCAAAAGGCTCAAAAACTCTACGAAACCATTTCAACTCAAATCAAAAACCAAAATATCTACCTTATTTCTTACCAGACACCTCAAGAGCAATGGGCTTTAAAATGGGTAGATGTTAGTGTTTCTGCCGGGCATAGGCATCTTTGTGCTTATGATAAAATAAATTATGTTGTGCCACCAGGTAAAGGAATAGATAAGGAGATTATTGCAAAAATAGAGAAACGTATCCAGAAGAAAAGAAAAGAACTATATGAAGAAAAGATGAAGAAATTGGAAGAAAAGAAGAAAGGGAAAGCGGGTCATAAAGCTGAAGGAGGACATGGCGAAAAGGGCAAACCAGAAGGATTTCCTCCCCCAAAAACATGGGAAGAAGATATTCAACCAGATATTGGTAGCCCTGTTCGTGAAAAATTTGTTCCAGATGAAAAAACTAAGCCTGGCGGTGGAGGACATGGAGGAGGACATTGAGATAGGATAAGGGTAACTGTTCAGCCACTGATTTCATCTGTGGCTAAATATGTGGTAACCGTTCACCGCACAGATACAGAGACGCAGAGAAAAACAGACCCCTAATCCCTCTCAAGAGGGGAAAATCAAAAATTAAATATTAAAATGCAAAATGACATATCAAATATCAAAAATCTTGACTTCGTGTTTAATTTATTGCCTTACAAGTACTTTTGCATTTTACTTTGTCATTTTGCTTTTTACATTTTGATATTTGCATTAAACTCTGCGTCTCTGCGGAAATTACCACCTGAACGGTTACAATATGTGGATTAAATTTTGGAGGGGGAGACATTGAATCAACGATATGATATTGAAAGAAGAAAAATGGTTGATGAACAAATTATAAGACGGGGAATTGTGGATGAAAGAGTGGTAGAGGCAATGCTGAAAATTCCACGAGAGCTATTTGTCGAAGAGGCACTTCGGGAAAAGGCTTACGGTGACCATCCCCTTCCAATTGGTTGTGGACAGACTATCTCACAGCCATTTATGGTTGCTTTAATGAGTCAATCTTTACAACTATCTGGCTCAGAAAAGGTTCTGGAAATAGGAACAGGTTCAGGCTATCAAGCGGCTGTTTTAGCTGAATTAGCTCAAAAGGTTTATACTGTTGAACGGGTAAAAATCTTATACGAAAAGGCACAAAGGATACTTTTAACCGAATTAAAATATAAAAACATTGCAACCATTTTAGCCGATGGTAGTTTGGGATTACCTAATCTTGCTCCTTTTGACCGTATTATTGTGACGGCAGCCGCACCGGATATCCCGAAACCATTAATCGACCAACTGACAGATAACGGTATTCTGGTCATCCCAAAAGGAGATAAATTCTTTCAATCATTGATAATCGTAACAAAGAAAAATGGTGAATTATTCACTAAAGATATAGGTGGGTGTGTCTTTGTGCCATTAATTGGCAGGTATGGCTGGAAAAATAATGGGGCGTAATTAGAGATTGAGATTAGAGATTGAACTTTTACTAATTCACTAATTCACTACAACGGGGCATAGCTCAGCTTGGTTAGAGCGCCTGGTTCGGGACCAGGAGGTCGGAGGTTCAAATCCTCTTGCCCCGACCAAAAATTGGCGTCACTGTTCAGCCACTAAAATATAGCAGTTATTAGTCAAAATTTTACTCAGGGTGGATAAGTAAAAAATCCCAAATCCCAAGCACCAAATCCCAAATAAGCACCAAGATGAATTAGTCTAATCGCACAGGTGGAAAAAATTGTGAATTGTGAATTGTGAATGAATGCATAGTTAATAAAGTCCCCGTCGGGGGAACAAGGTTAAATGAAGGACAAACAGGAAAATGACCATAAATAATGAGATAGTAGATATAATTGATAAGGCGATTGGGCGAGCAATGACAAATGGCAGAATCCCTGGAGTCGAGTTGGAATCTATTCAACTTGAGTCTCCTAAAAGACCTGAATATGGTCAATTAGCAACTAATATTGCCTTTGTCCTCGCTAAAAAGGCTAATCTTTCTCCGTATCCGATAGCTCAAACAATCGTTGAATTTATGGAAAAACCAGAGGAGTTAATTTCGCAGGTAGAAATTGCTGGAGGTGGATTTATTAATTTCTGGATTGCAAAAGATAGATTATATAAGGTTTTGAAAGAGATTGAAGATAAAAATGAACGCTACGGAATGTCAGACATTGGTCAGGGGAAAAAGGTTTTAATTGACTTTGTTAGTGCAAATCCAACCGGGCCACTTCATATTGGTCATGGTCGGGGCGCCGCTTATGGAGATATTCTGGGTAATATTTTATCTTTTTGCGGCTATGAAGTAACTAAAGAATATTATATCAATGATGTTGGCACACAAATGGAAACACTGGGAAAATCTTTAAAAGCACGATACTTACAACTATCAGGACAACCTGCACAACTCCCTGAAAATGGCTATCAGGGTCAATATTTAATAGAAATAGCCAGCACACTTTATCATCAAGAAAAAGATACTTATCAAAACAAAGATGTTGATTTTTTTACACAATTTGCCAAAGATGAGATATTGAAGGATATTAAAAAGACATTAATCGATTTTGGCGTCGAATATGATAATTGGTTTTCAGAGGGTAGGTTATATGAGTCTAATGAAGTAGAAGATGTGCTTAATACTCTACGAAAACTTGGGTTTGCTTACGAAACTGATGGAGCACTCTGGCTAAAGACGACCTCTTTTGGTGATGAAAAAGACCGTGTTTTAATTCGGCAAGATGGTAAACCAACATATTTTGCAGGTGATATTGCATATCATAAGAATAAATACACACGCGGATATGACCTGTTAATTGATGCCTGGGGCACTGACCATCATGGTTATGTCAAACGGCTACAATCAGCAATGGAGGCTCTAAGTTATCCTGATGTCGTTGTTTTACTTTATCAATTGGTTA
It encodes:
- a CDS encoding protein-L-isoaspartate(D-aspartate) O-methyltransferase, coding for MVDEQIIRRGIVDERVVEAMLKIPRELFVEEALREKAYGDHPLPIGCGQTISQPFMVALMSQSLQLSGSEKVLEIGTGSGYQAAVLAELAQKVYTVERVKILYEKAQRILLTELKYKNIATILADGSLGLPNLAPFDRIIVTAAAPDIPKPLIDQLTDNGILVIPKGDKFFQSLIIVTKKNGELFTKDIGGCVFVPLIGRYGWKNNGA
- the argS gene encoding arginine--tRNA ligase, which translates into the protein MTINNEIVDIIDKAIGRAMTNGRIPGVELESIQLESPKRPEYGQLATNIAFVLAKKANLSPYPIAQTIVEFMEKPEELISQVEIAGGGFINFWIAKDRLYKVLKEIEDKNERYGMSDIGQGKKVLIDFVSANPTGPLHIGHGRGAAYGDILGNILSFCGYEVTKEYYINDVGTQMETLGKSLKARYLQLSGQPAQLPENGYQGQYLIEIASTLYHQEKDTYQNKDVDFFTQFAKDEILKDIKKTLIDFGVEYDNWFSEGRLYESNEVEDVLNTLRKLGFAYETDGALWLKTTSFGDEKDRVLIRQDGKPTYFAGDIAYHKNKYTRGYDLLIDAWGTDHHGYVKRLQSAMEALSYPDVVVLLYQLVSLVKDKQPVSMSTRSGEFITLSELIKEVGKDVARFFFIMRKANSHLEFDLNLAKQSSNENPVYYIQYVHARTCSILAKAKKEGFQEPFQADLNLLKLYEERAILFKLASLPVEIISCAKFYEPQSLTTYLIELAGLFHNYYQHHRVISANRDLSTARLVLVNAIRIVIRNTLLLLGLQAPERM
- a CDS encoding tetratricopeptide repeat protein, giving the protein MNKSLIILTIILLSSFTWAKEIEQQRTSFDPLEVMANEYLKQAFTLYNQLEFEKAITLYKKALDLTPDSAQVWYWLGRSYYRTGQMPQFFSAWERFLKLSKEDTSEIKRKMLVYSENHIKSNTYRYFDTIKGKDDFAIYNPAGIVIDSEDNFYISSFGNNAILKFSPIGKPLLRFGQKGKDKGKLNKPAGIVLDKEGNVYVTDFGNHRIQKFTSEGKFLMAFGKEGKKSGEFINPEGIALDSKEYIYVVDNGNHRIQIFSPEGKFVGKIDEMLLSPIGVVVDKRERIWVIERGGNYLKQFATSGRLQNNFPFPQKGLIPKGITYALDGKLYLSFSQGSIFKFDIENQKWERLNLPSKFPAPLTLAVNKYGLLYVIGFENNSILVFIPEEAKDTQFDVLVNRIDTSGYPTIIMPVMVTSKHKTPILGLTSNNFKVEENGRQMQPIALGTPVYENEYLVTTFIIDTSKKMVKYRNDVQELLNKFVSEIKGGIQGVSIIGFSEKAEYIQSITRNKTALRDKIERLMPGKNSRDKDAIFSAIKLGVSEMNYLICKKAICLITYGDEVEEETLFRECSDYAKNNHIPIFVVDFRGQGETKSLKNLAANYFLAYQSQKAQKLYETISTQIKNQNIYLISYQTPQEQWALKWVDVSVSAGHRHLCAYDKINYVVPPGKGIDKEIIAKIEKRIQKKRKELYEEKMKKLEEKKKGKAGHKAEGGHGEKGKPEGFPPPKTWEEDIQPDIGSPVREKFVPDEKTKPGGGGHGGGH